A genomic window from Maledivibacter sp. includes:
- a CDS encoding siphovirus ReqiPepy6 Gp37-like family protein: protein MNPIKIITQNHKILAEIDDYNSLIFQRRFNTYGEFQLKINKHKNGTEFLELGNIIYLSNNKAGIIKHKEISVDGGGRGTETIVVKGYTLDHIFSQRITLPPTDLDCDVVQGSGETVIKHYIESNMINPLEKARKVDILRLAPNLNRGKNIKWESSYQNLSKELEKISMGCDLGITVTIDTHGLRWIVDVYEGRNLSVDQKENPPVIFSHDFDNIKAQKYIVSSIGHKNTGYIGGKGEGKQLEIVGKDNAGINRIETFVNASGSRDDLIQKGEQKLKELKQIKTLEGQVSKTGPFTYERDWDLGDIVTIQNKDWGVTMNARIIEVKEVYEASNIGLEVTFGSKVPTLIDKINQQFSQLSSEITK from the coding sequence ATGAATCCAATAAAAATAATAACCCAAAACCATAAAATCCTAGCAGAAATCGATGACTACAACAGCCTAATATTCCAAAGAAGATTCAACACCTACGGCGAATTTCAGCTAAAGATAAATAAGCATAAAAATGGCACTGAATTCCTAGAGCTGGGAAACATCATATACCTTTCCAATAACAAGGCGGGTATAATAAAGCACAAGGAAATATCCGTTGATGGGGGTGGAAGAGGAACTGAGACCATAGTAGTCAAGGGCTATACCCTAGACCATATATTCAGTCAAAGGATCACCCTTCCCCCCACAGACTTGGATTGTGATGTAGTGCAGGGCAGTGGAGAAACGGTAATCAAGCATTATATAGAAAGCAATATGATAAACCCCCTAGAAAAAGCTAGAAAAGTCGATATTCTTAGGCTAGCACCTAATCTAAATAGGGGCAAGAATATCAAATGGGAAAGCAGCTATCAAAACCTCTCCAAGGAGCTAGAAAAAATAAGCATGGGCTGTGATTTGGGGATAACGGTAACCATAGATACCCATGGATTAAGGTGGATAGTAGATGTATATGAAGGAAGAAACCTAAGTGTAGATCAAAAGGAAAATCCACCGGTAATATTCAGCCATGATTTCGATAACATCAAAGCCCAAAAATATATTGTCTCCAGCATAGGCCATAAAAATACAGGCTATATCGGAGGCAAGGGTGAGGGTAAGCAGCTAGAAATAGTAGGCAAGGACAATGCTGGAATAAACAGAATAGAAACCTTTGTAAATGCCAGCGGTTCTAGGGATGACCTCATCCAAAAAGGAGAGCAGAAGCTCAAAGAACTAAAGCAGATAAAAACATTAGAGGGTCAAGTCTCCAAGACTGGGCCCTTTACCTATGAAAGGGACTGGGATTTAGGGGACATAGTAACCATCCAAAACAAGGACTGGGGAGTAACCATGAATGCCAGAATCATAGAAGTAAAGGAAGTCTACGAAGCCTCAAACATAGGCTTGGAGGTAACCTTTGGCAGTAAGGTACCAACCCTTATAGACAAGATAAATCAGCAGTTTTCACAGTTAAGCAGTGAGATCACTAAATAA
- a CDS encoding phage scaffolding protein encodes MKVSKDILGEKLYTQVKERLGDKKIIIEDENYIPRSRLNHVIHEKNVLRKNMETLNKELEELQEDMKFKAQHIKRLKDSQDKLVQENTKIKDICFASSIKLEALKMNAKNIHVVSNLIDKSKLEILEDGGVKGIEDQLNELKETQKILFGEDILISLMDVQHLVGEMIQRRLMENL; translated from the coding sequence ATGAAAGTATCAAAGGATATCCTAGGTGAAAAGCTATATACACAGGTCAAAGAAAGGCTAGGGGATAAAAAAATAATAATTGAAGATGAAAACTATATCCCCAGAAGCCGACTTAACCATGTCATCCATGAAAAAAATGTTTTAAGAAAAAATATGGAGACTTTAAACAAAGAGCTAGAAGAACTACAGGAAGATATGAAGTTTAAGGCCCAGCACATAAAAAGGCTGAAGGACTCCCAAGACAAATTAGTACAGGAAAACACCAAAATCAAAGACATATGCTTTGCAAGTTCCATAAAGCTGGAAGCTTTAAAGATGAATGCAAAAAACATCCACGTAGTCAGTAACCTCATAGACAAATCAAAGCTTGAGATACTCGAGGATGGAGGCGTAAAGGGCATAGAAGACCAGCTAAATGAATTGAAGGAAACACAAAAAATCCTATTCGGTGAGGATATATTGATATCCCTTATGGATGTTCAACATTTAGTGGGAGAAATGATTCAAAGAAGGCTTATGGAAAATCTATAA
- a CDS encoding phage tail sheath protein, with protein MGLPEIQIEFKTKGVTAIERSARGIVALILKDDTKSFDTKLYKSVGDIQSGDWSEKNKRYIENTFMGTPSQVIVERIAVSEADYTKGLERLKNKKWNYLAIPGIVDAKVAAIVAWIKTERDTNKKTYKAVLPNATADHEGIINFTTADIKVSGKNERDEKQSHTYSASEYTSRIAGILAGLPFTSSATYYGLNEVESIKESTNPHGDIDAGKLILINDGTKIKIGRGVNSLTTTNEAKGEQFQKIKIVDAVDLVRDDIRDIFDGSYVGKITNSYDHKVLFLSAVNAYFEELERLEVLDDSFGNKAQIDVNAQKTYLMSKGVDVDGLKLQEIKEYNTGSKVFATARVRFLDAMEDLNMEIYM; from the coding sequence ATGGGTTTACCAGAGATACAGATAGAATTTAAAACAAAAGGAGTAACTGCCATAGAGCGTAGTGCTAGGGGTATCGTAGCATTGATATTAAAGGACGATACAAAGAGCTTTGATACAAAGCTATACAAATCAGTGGGAGATATCCAATCCGGTGACTGGAGTGAGAAGAATAAAAGATATATTGAAAATACCTTCATGGGAACACCTAGTCAAGTAATTGTGGAGAGGATAGCAGTATCCGAGGCAGATTATACAAAGGGGCTTGAGAGATTAAAGAACAAGAAATGGAACTACCTAGCAATCCCAGGTATTGTAGATGCAAAGGTCGCGGCCATTGTGGCTTGGATAAAAACCGAGAGGGATACAAATAAAAAGACCTATAAAGCAGTACTGCCAAATGCTACTGCCGATCACGAAGGAATCATAAACTTTACAACGGCCGATATCAAAGTGTCGGGAAAAAATGAAAGGGATGAAAAGCAGAGCCATACCTATAGTGCAAGTGAATATACTAGCAGAATAGCCGGCATCTTAGCAGGACTACCCTTCACAAGCAGTGCTACCTACTATGGGCTAAATGAGGTGGAAAGTATAAAAGAATCCACAAATCCCCATGGGGATATAGATGCTGGAAAGCTAATCCTTATCAATGATGGAACAAAAATCAAGATAGGTAGAGGTGTCAATTCCCTCACTACCACAAATGAAGCAAAGGGTGAACAATTCCAAAAAATCAAGATTGTAGATGCAGTTGATCTAGTTCGTGATGATATCAGAGATATCTTTGATGGCTCATACGTTGGCAAGATCACCAACTCCTATGATCACAAGGTATTATTCCTATCAGCTGTAAATGCCTACTTTGAAGAACTAGAGAGATTAGAAGTACTAGATGACTCCTTTGGCAACAAGGCACAGATAGACGTAAATGCCCAAAAAACATATCTGATGTCTAAGGGTGTAGATGTGGATGGACTAAAGCTCCAAGAAATCAAGGAATACAACACAGGAAGCAAAGTGTTTGCAACCGCAAGGGTAAGATTCCTAGACGCTATGGAAGACTTAAATATGGAAATATACATGTAG
- a CDS encoding phage tail tube protein — protein sequence MVNKISGNRVINGTWGEIWLDGDKISELTGLEAKITLKKEDVNMCGVLAKDSKVTGWEGKGTLKMHKVNSRMAVRLGESIKKGRDVRVTILAKLADPDTIASQAERIVLKDVSFDDLTLMNFETKALGKVECPFTFTDYDFMDLIQPE from the coding sequence ATGGTAAATAAGATATCTGGAAATAGAGTGATAAACGGTACATGGGGAGAAATCTGGCTTGATGGAGACAAGATCAGCGAATTAACTGGACTAGAAGCCAAGATCACCCTTAAAAAAGAAGACGTAAATATGTGTGGGGTATTAGCCAAGGATTCAAAGGTAACAGGTTGGGAAGGAAAGGGAACCTTAAAGATGCATAAGGTGAACTCCAGAATGGCAGTTAGACTAGGAGAAAGTATCAAAAAAGGTAGGGACGTAAGGGTTACTATCCTAGCTAAACTAGCTGACCCCGATACTATAGCTTCCCAGGCTGAAAGAATAGTACTAAAGGATGTAAGCTTTGATGATTTAACTTTAATGAACTTTGAAACAAAGGCATTAGGAAAGGTAGAGTGCCCTTTTACCTTCACAGATTATGATTTTATGGATTTAATACAGCCAGAATAG
- a CDS encoding DUF2577 domain-containing protein — protein MDGVSELAMLFKERDNKYYLGPQIGKVISSLPDIKIGLGEKIILTKDHLIFASHILEDYEREFSVEGNLKFSDFGAGMTTEAYVPQHGFHFHEIKSLRVNTDYKSTGRIQWTDSLKEDDEVILIPTTNEQQYYVIDKVVRL, from the coding sequence ATGGATGGTGTAAGTGAACTGGCAATGCTCTTTAAGGAAAGGGATAATAAATACTATTTAGGGCCACAAATTGGCAAAGTAATAAGTTCATTACCTGACATCAAGATAGGTCTAGGAGAGAAGATAATCCTTACCAAAGATCATCTAATATTTGCCAGCCATATATTAGAGGACTATGAAAGAGAATTTTCAGTAGAAGGTAATCTAAAGTTTTCCGATTTCGGTGCAGGTATGACAACCGAGGCTTATGTGCCACAACATGGATTTCACTTCCATGAAATAAAATCCTTAAGGGTGAACACAGACTATAAAAGCACAGGAAGAATCCAGTGGACGGATTCATTAAAGGAAGATGATGAAGTGATTCTGATACCCACTACAAATGAACAGCAATACTATGTGATAGACAAGGTGGTGAGACTATAA
- a CDS encoding DUF2634 domain-containing protein, giving the protein MLPKIAELQLKTTNDTDLPQMGKSFLFDFKAGDFVLRDGRPVEVSDLEAVKLWIQKILRTEKYRYKVYEREDKNEYGVVLEDLIVGNNFPKVFVESELKREITTALKRHPMIKSLTDWKIEKKNPKLNISFKVNLSDGNNFTQEVSL; this is encoded by the coding sequence ATGCTGCCTAAAATAGCAGAGCTACAATTAAAAACAACCAATGATACAGATTTACCACAAATGGGTAAGTCTTTTTTATTTGATTTCAAAGCAGGGGATTTTGTTCTAAGGGATGGAAGGCCAGTGGAAGTATCAGACCTTGAAGCTGTAAAGCTGTGGATACAAAAGATATTGAGGACTGAAAAATACAGATACAAGGTCTATGAAAGGGAAGACAAAAACGAGTACGGTGTTGTTCTAGAGGACCTCATAGTAGGAAACAACTTTCCTAAGGTCTTCGTGGAGTCAGAACTTAAAAGAGAGATAACAACGGCTCTTAAAAGGCACCCAATGATTAAATCTCTAACCGACTGGAAAATAGAAAAGAAAAACCCAAAATTAAATATATCCTTCAAGGTAAATCTATCCGATGGAAATAATTTCACCCAGGAGGTGAGCCTATGA
- a CDS encoding baseplate J/gp47 family protein, with protein MTREEIKNRMLSQIRDEYDKSEGSFFHDVINALAIELEAAYTDQDHILDQGFVQTATGQYLDKKASEQGIYRKPPIKATTRVTIKGLEGVSIKEGMEVASDSASYIIKENKTIDSTGQVNLLVECEEAGTIGNVPLGAIKSFPLTIAGLESVTNPSKVTNGYNGENDEELRNRYYSKVKTPATSGNKNHYRNWALEIPGVGDARIIPLWNGNGTVKVVIIDSEKTGANQELINKVKEYIEENRPIGAHVTVESAVELSINIAVALTIDTNNYTMDQVLKNVENNIKKYLKEIAFVEDYVSYAQIGSLIFQTKGVVDYSNLTVNNGNKNIPLTNTSIAVLGVITNV; from the coding sequence ATGACAAGGGAAGAAATAAAAAACCGTATGCTGTCCCAAATAAGGGATGAGTACGATAAATCCGAGGGAAGCTTCTTTCACGATGTAATAAATGCCCTTGCAATAGAACTAGAAGCCGCCTATACCGATCAAGACCATATTCTAGACCAGGGCTTTGTACAAACCGCCACGGGGCAATACCTAGACAAAAAAGCATCGGAGCAGGGAATATATAGAAAGCCCCCTATAAAAGCAACTACAAGGGTTACAATAAAGGGCTTGGAAGGAGTATCTATTAAAGAAGGTATGGAGGTGGCAAGTGATTCTGCAAGCTATATCATAAAGGAAAATAAAACCATAGATTCCACAGGACAAGTAAATCTATTAGTGGAATGTGAAGAAGCCGGAACCATAGGCAATGTACCCCTAGGAGCCATAAAATCCTTCCCCCTTACCATAGCGGGACTAGAAAGTGTAACCAATCCCAGTAAAGTAACAAATGGCTACAACGGGGAGAATGACGAAGAGCTTAGAAACAGATACTACAGCAAAGTAAAAACTCCAGCTACCTCGGGCAATAAAAACCACTACAGAAACTGGGCATTAGAAATCCCCGGTGTAGGTGATGCTAGAATAATCCCCCTATGGAATGGGAATGGAACAGTAAAGGTAGTGATAATAGATTCAGAAAAAACTGGTGCAAACCAGGAGCTTATAAATAAGGTGAAGGAATATATAGAAGAAAATAGGCCAATAGGTGCCCATGTGACAGTGGAAAGTGCAGTAGAATTGTCTATAAACATTGCAGTGGCATTAACTATTGATACAAATAACTATACCATGGATCAGGTATTAAAAAACGTAGAGAACAATATCAAAAAATATCTAAAGGAAATAGCATTTGTTGAGGATTATGTTAGCTATGCCCAAATAGGAAGCTTGATTTTTCAAACTAAAGGGGTAGTGGACTATTCTAATTTAACTGTGAACAATGGAAATAAAAATATTCCATTAACCAATACATCCATTGCAGTCCTAGGGGTGATAACAAATGTCTAA